The genomic interval ACCGGCACGCTGAGCACCTTCCCTCCAGCCGGTCGGAGGGACCGGGGGCTGCGGTCGGTTCCTACCGGTGTGGCTGCTGACCCCGGCGCAGCAGATAGGTGTCCATGACCCAGCCGCGGCTCTGTCTCGCCGCCGTCCGCCGGGACCAGATCTGGTCGGCGATCTCGTCCAGGTTGCCGGCCATCAGGTGTTCGTCGGGCGAGCCGAGGTTCGCGCCCCACCAGATCCGCCAGGCCGACGGGTCAGGGAGCCGGCGGCAGGTCAACGTCCCGTCGAGCACGACAACGAGATTGTCGTGTGCCGCCGCGTCGTCGAGCAAGCGGCGGCCGGTCGTGATGGTGATCGGGCCACCGATCGCGTTGAGGACGAGCCGATGGCGTGCCGCCAGCAACTGGACGCTGCTGAGGCCGGGCACGACGTCCACCACGACGTCGACCCGTGCGCGTTCGACGATGCGGTCGGCCACCCGGATCGCCGAGTCGTACAGGGAAGGATCGCCCCAGACGAGCACCGCGGCATCGCCCGGGTTGTCCAGCAAGACCTGCTCGAAGGCCCGCACCCGCGCCTCGTGCCAGTCGCGCACCGCGGAGGTGTACTCGGCCCGGCCGGCACGGTCGCGCTCCGGGTCGGGCACCGGCACGAGCCGCCAGGGACCGGTGACGTGCCGGGCGCAGATCGCCTCGCGCATCGCGATGAGGTCGGCAGTACCCGGGTGCTGTCCGGTCTTGTCGGCGACGAGGAAGTAGTCGGCCTCGTTGAGTGCCCGGACCGCCTGTGCCGTGACCAGCTCGGGGTCACCCGGGCCGAGCCCGACCAGGGTGAGGCGCCGTGTCACGCCTGGTCCTCCAGGTCCCCCTCGATCTCCAGGTACACGCGGGCCATGTCCGCCATGACCTCGGTGTCCGGCTCCGCCCACAGTCCGCGGTCGGCGGCCTCGTTCAGCCGTTCCACGATGCCGCGCAGCGCCCAGGGGTTCGCGTGACGCATGAACTGCTGGTTCGTCCCGTC from Paractinoplanes brasiliensis carries:
- the cobF gene encoding precorrin-6A synthase (deacetylating), which gives rise to MTRRLTLVGLGPGDPELVTAQAVRALNEADYFLVADKTGQHPGTADLIAMREAICARHVTGPWRLVPVPDPERDRAGRAEYTSAVRDWHEARVRAFEQVLLDNPGDAAVLVWGDPSLYDSAIRVADRIVERARVDVVVDVVPGLSSVQLLAARHRLVLNAIGGPITITTGRRLLDDAAAHDNLVVVLDGTLTCRRLPDPSAWRIWWGANLGSPDEHLMAGNLDEIADQIWSRRTAARQSRGWVMDTYLLRRGQQPHR